From the genome of Labrus bergylta chromosome 4, fLabBer1.1, whole genome shotgun sequence, one region includes:
- the greb1l gene encoding GREB1-like protein, protein MGNSYAGQLKSARFEEALHNSIEASLRSSSGDPQPIFTQLYLEPEPYPGNMEDIKSKADLHIGEPPELMNGHSSNDLEELEDDDDSDSSSPPLPYLQAPAPEGCCTLDGFCQAGKDLRLVSIATEPVEVPAGFELVGAKSPGVPEHILMCAVDRRYLPDENGKNALLGFSGNCVGCGEKGFRYFTEFSNHINLKLSTQPKKQKHLKYYLVKNSQGALCKGPLISWKDCKTRPYSGSASTSKPSSSSSLSSKEYGGNSGHCSSPFSLSDSPPTRMTQTSSVFFGSQDLGRDCSFLKPLTSTPGNKTLPIVPTALRVNVPANGLGVDGRPPLLSPSQVSLGPQVQGYRSADLGESPVSSAMNSGPPKKRHRSWHPGSLVPVPPKAVPVPAIRPIVCSPGSALGGSSPQPPVAGVIQPQPVTTGETVIVPDNLLNSSGVRPVILIGHSTLPYFYGNVGDIVVSPLLVSCYKSSQLKERTLEILGLNSSQLLCVDTMILLTLQYLARLGSEQIPLREELEQIVLKAMLCCPGGPGISPSQLPWLARLEASVSGGSVQVVVTHNSLGEGISESLRSLSEGTLHQQCLPTYVVIICASKVGGNEFCVLVLGKYQARALAEGMLTTNEFLKEISYELITGKVSVLASHFKTTSLGDNLDKQLVRYQRRRKGQVIQPFQGDVTDYIHSQEAASVSPPSGRDFPTVELLSKVFQIYPTQLSVARSLLSQVCSIADSGTQNLDLGRFSKVDFLVLVPPSHILVHQTAQRIQQSGVLVDLGIEEASSAGQKSEKYVVRLDGDVHTKMESFMKKVKQNPYTLFVLIHDNSHVDLTSALSGSVCHGELQGLADRVVNCQEVLDAMNLLVLQVSCFPHTLQTCQSRISIHNEVHWPSNKSQQGEQSANELIYFGLRDYSNSLQWGVASPILRCDDAFEKMVHTLLERHPHLHSMVIRSYLLIQQYTEAMMALTSSPSLRDHITPETLAMVEDLINAPSREGSQGRGHMLLVRVPSLQLAMLARERLEDVRDKLGLQLSFAVLLGSPVSELNLPKNFINRLRVWRGCENEDWVPHTYEDLEGLPCIVILTGKDPLGETFPRSLKYCDLRLIDSSYLTRTALEQEVGLACTHVSMSVIQEPKKDMVTRESDGEKAATSLNDGDELERPQSNSSAVTRTSGSLAENGVSSSDVADSSQKPSTSMFQPEGAISSDTGSTQVFKQECDSLGSQLPTNPSKTFKAPPSLCSSSSSSSSSSPSPSFSSTQRPSQSTQCSREPKPVRVSPRTVIMSRAAYNLLSGESGSQLSSFSLLPHADVAWSSPLRPLITHNLQGAEQSMYYRHWTTARQHHADYEAPLVPHPRRLLLSGPPQVGKTGAYLQFLRILFRMLIRLLEVDVYDEEDEEEEEETSEVTTPVNNQLPDIEEVRKLPFDPYPRDPKFRMASPVFTEKMQKCLKDLKQEGESPTVAKRETKSIRLTKFAAHNAFHHCEECQHYCEAGPATQLSECTFHAFTFCSSMLGEEVQLQFVIPKAKERHFVFSQQGSHLESMHLPLVSTKDPDLLKSPIFTPTTGRQEHGLLNIFHAMEGAAHLHILVVKQFEMPHYRKYWPNHILLVLPAMFNSAGVGAARFMIKELSYHNLELERNRLEEQGVKRQDVWPFIVMMDDSCVLWNAHQPAGSSETSDGCSTLTNVSLKTVLQHMETTPKISLYAMCGARKWSSNLAHKSPSKPFSRCHLHDFIMLNVDLTQNVQYDLNRYSCEEVDFNLRVNSSGLLLCRFNYFSLMKKHIPVGGNKDFLVKPKLMEIENPAPISPSQYVCAPDSEQTLMDAPAQFLLERFLQSCSHRLFPKAVKNRINPVLSIDSYLNISPEISVCYINSRPHSTNLNHQGMLFSGLLLYLCDSFVVSGLLKKFRFLKGATLCVISQDRSSLRQTIARLELEDEWQFRLRDEFQTANCSEDHPLYFLTGSHV, encoded by the exons ATGGGAAATTCATACGCCGGGCAGCTGAAGTCTGCTCGATTTGAAGAGGCTCTCCACAACTCCATCGAGGCGTCACTGCGCTCCAGCAGTGGAGACCCTCAGCCCATCTTCACGCAGCTCTACCTGGAGCCTGAGCCGTATCCTGGTAACATGGAAG ATATTAAATCAAAAGCCGACCTCCACATAGGGGAGCCGCCAGAGCTGATGAACGGCCATTCATCCAACGatctggaggagctggaggatgATGACGACTCAGACAGCAGCAGCCCTCCTCTTCCCTACCTACAGGCCCCTGCACCCGAAGGCTGCTGCACACTGGATG GGTTCTGTCAGGCCGGCAAGGACCTCAGACTGGTCTCCATAGCAACTGAGCCCGTCGAAGTCCCTGCAGGCTTCGAGCTGGTTGGCGCCAAGTCCCCCGGCGTCCCAGAGCACATCCTAATGTGTGCTGTGGACCGCCGCTATTTGCCTGACGAGAATGGGAAAAATGCACTTTTAG GTTTTTCAGGAAACTGTGTAGGCTGTGGGGAAAAAGGTTTCAGATACTTCACAGAGTTTTCCAACCACATCAACCTAAAGTTATCCACGCAGCCCAAGAAGCAGAAGCACTTAAAATACTACCTGGTGAAGAATTCTCAGGGTGCTCTGTGCAAAGGACCCCTCATCAGCTGGAAAG ACTGCAAGACCCGTCCATACTCCGGCAGCGCGTCAACATCCAAACCCAGCTCGTCCTCCTCCCTCAGCAGTAAAGAATACGGAGGCAACAGTGGACACTGCTCGTCTCCCTTTTCCCTCTCAG ATTCTCCACCCACCAGAATGACACAGACATCATCCGTCTTTTTTGGAAGCCAGGACCTCGGCAGAGACTGCAGTTTTCTCAAACCTCTGACGTCCACACCTGGAAACAAGACTCTACCAATAG TACCCACTGCTCTGAGGGTGAACGTGCCAGCTAACGGCCTGGGAGTTGATGGACGTCCTCCTTTACTGAGCCCCTCCCAGGTCTCTTTAGGGCCTCAGGTTCAGGGGTATCGCAGTGCTGACCTAGGAGAAAGTCCTG TATCCTCTGCTATGAACTCGGGTCCTCCAAAAAAACGTCATCGGAGCTGGCATCCCGGCTCATTGGTGCCTGTGCCGCCGAAAGCTGTCCCTGTGCCAGCCATCCGGCCAATAGTTTGTTCTCCAG GCTCTGCTTTAGGAGGGTCCTCTCCACAGCCACCAGTAGCAGGAGTCATTCAGCcccagcctgtcacaactggaGAAACGGTCATTGTCCCAGACAACCTGCTCAACTCTTCGGGAGTTCGCCCTGTCATCCTAATCG GGCACAGCACTTTACCTTACTTCTATGGGAATGTTGGGGATATAGTGGtgagccccctgctggtcagtTGCTATAAGAGTAGCCAGCTGAAAGAGAGAACCCTGGAGATCTTGGGCCTCAACAGCAGCCAGCTTCTCTGTGTGGATACAATGATCCTCCTCACTTTGCAGTATCTTGCACGTTTAG GCTCGGAGCAAATTCCACTGCgggaggagctggagcagatTGTTCTAAAGGCGATGCTGTGTTGCCCAGGGGGTCCAGGTATCTCCCCCTCACAGCTGCCCTGGTTGGCTCGGCTTGAAGCTAGCGTTTCTGGGGGCAGCGTCCAAGTTGTGGTCACCCACAACTCTTTGGGAGAGGGCATCTCTGAGTCACTGCGCTCTCTCAGTGAGGGTACCCTCCACCAGCAGTGTCTACCCACCTATGTTGTCATCATATGTGCCTCCAAAGTGGGTGGAAACGAGTTCTGTGTACTTGTTTTGG GGAAGTACCAGGCGCGGGCCTTAGCTGAAGGCATGCTCACAACCAATGAGTTTCTGAAGGAGATCAGCTACGAACTCATCACAGGAAAAGTCAGCGTCTTGGCTTCTCACTTTAAGACCACATCATTGG GAGACAATCTGGACAAGCAGCTGGTGCGATACCAGCGCCGGCGGAAGGGACAGGTCATTCAGCCCTTCCAAGGCGATGTCACAGACTACATTCACTCCCAGGAGGCTGCCAGCGTGTCACCACCCTCAGGCAGAG ATTTTCCAACAGTGGAGCTGCTAAGTAAGGTCTTTCAGATCTATCCCACCCAGCTAAGTGTTGCTCGCAGCCTCCTCTCCCAAGTCTGCTCCATCGCTGACTCAGGAACGCAGAATCTCGACTTGGGGCGTTTTTCCAAAGTGGACTTTCTGGTTTTGGTGCCTCCATCTCACATTCTGGTACATCAGACAGCTCAGCGCATCCAACAATCAG GAGTGCTTGTAGACCTAGGAATCGAAGAAGCCTCCTCAGCCGGCCAGAAATCAGAGAAGTACGTGGTGCGTCTGGACGGTGATGTTCACACAAAGATGGAGTCCTTCATGAAGAAAGTCAAACAGAACCCTTACACCCTGTTTGTCCTCATTCATGACAACTCACACGTCGACCTCACAAG TGCTCTGTCGGGCTCTGTGTGCCACGGGGAGCTGCAGGGTTTAGCTGACCGGGTGGTGAACTGTCAGGAAGTCCTGGATGCCATGAACCTCCTGGTCCTGCAGGTCAGCTGCTtcccacacacactgcagacctGCCAGTCCCGCATCAGCATCCACAATGAAGTTCACTGGCCGTCCAACAAAAGTCAG CAGGGGGAGCAGTCTGCTAATGAGTTGATCTACTTTGGCCTGAGGGACTACAGCAACTCCCTGCAGTGGGGCGTGGCCAGCCCCATCCTGCGCTGTGATGATGCCTTTGAGAAGATGGTCCACACTCTGCTGGAAAG ACATCCGCACCTCCACAGCATGGTGATCCGTAGCTACCTGCTGATTCAGCAGTACACCGAGGCCATGATGGCGCTGACCTCTTCACCCTCCCTGAGAGACCACATTACCCCAGAAACCCTGGCCATGGTGGAGGACTTAATCAATGCCCCAAGCAGGGAGGGCTCCCAGGGCCGGGGCCACATGCTACTGGTACGAGTCCCCTCGCTTCAGCTGGCCATGCTCGCTCGGGAGCGGCTGGAGGACGTGAGAGACAAACTGGGGCTCCAGCTTAGCTTTGCTGTGCTGCTGGGAAGCCCTGTCTCCGAACTTAACCTGCCCAAAAACTTCATCAACCGACTCAGG GTGTGGAGAGGCTGTGAGAATGAAGACTGGGTGCCGCACACTTATGAAGATCTGGAGGGGCTGCCCTGCATCGTCATCCTGACAGGGAAGGACCCTCTTGGAGAAACTTTCCCCAG GTCTCTGAAATACTGCGACCTGCGTCTGATAGACTCCAGCTACCTGACTCGTACTGCCTTGGAGCAGGAGGTTGGTCTCGCCTGTACCCATGTGTCCATGAGTGTCATCCAGGAGCCCAAGAAGGACATGGTCACTCGGGAATCAGACGGAGAGAAGGCCGCCACCAGCTTAAATGATGGAGATGAGCTAGAAAGACCTCAGAGCAACAGCAGCGCTGTAACCAGAACCTCTG GCTCTTTGGCAGAGAATGGTGTCAGTTCATCTGATGTTGCAGACTCTTCACAGAAGCCTTCGACTTCCATGTTCCAACCTGAAGGCGCCATCAGCTCAGACACAGGGTCAACTCAAGTCTTCAAGCAGGAGTGTGACTCCCTGGGAAGCCAACTCCCCACCAACCCATCCAAAACCTTCAAGGcccctccttctctttgttccagttcctcctcatcctcctcctcctccccctccccatctTTTTCGTCCACCCAGAGGCCCAGCCAGTCCACGCAGTGCAGTCGTGAACCGAAACCTGTCAGGGTGTCACCGCGGACAGTCATCATGTCCCGGGCAGCTTACAACCTGCTGTCAGGGGAATCAGGGAGTCAGCTGAGCTCCTTCTCTCTGCTGCCTCATGCAGACGTGGCCTGGAGCAGCCCGCTGAGGCCCCTTATCACCCACAACCTGCAGGGGGCAGAGCAGAGCATGTACTACCGCCATTGGACCACTGCCCGGCAGCATCATGCCGACTATGAAGCTCCACTTGTGCCGCATCCACGGCGCCTGCTGCTCAGCGGACCGCCACAG GTGGGAAAAACCGGTGCCTATCTGCAGTTTCTACGTATCCTGTTTCGAATGCTCATCAGACTGTTGGAGGTGGATGTGTATgatgaggaagacgaggaggaggaagaag AAACATCAGAGGTTACTACACCCGTAAATAACCAGTTGCCTGACATTGAGGAAGTGCGAAAGTTGCCCTTTGACCCCTACCCCCGGGACCCTAAATTCAGGATGGCCAGCCCTGTTTTCACTGAAAAGATGCAAAAGTGCTTAAAAG ACTTAAAGCAGGAAGGAGAGAGCCCAACAGTAGCCAAACGAGAAACCAAGTCCATACGTCTGACCAAGTTTGCGGCCCACAACGCCTTTCATCACTGTGAAGAGTGTCAGCACTACTGTGAAGCCGGCCCTGCCACACAG CTATCAGAGTGCACCTTCCATGCCTTCACCTTCTGCTCGTCCATGCTGGGCGAGGAGGTCCAGCTCCAGTTTGTCATTCCTAAAGCCAAGGAGCGGCACTTTGTATTCAGTCAGCAGGGTAGCCACCTGGAGAGCATGCACCTGCCTCTGGTCTCCACAAAG GACCCTGACCTGTTAAAGAGTCCGATCTTCACCCCAACTACAGGACGTCAAGAGCACGGCCTGCTCAATATTTTCCACGCCATGGAGGGCGCGGCTCATCTGCACATTCTGGTGGTCAAGCAATTTGAGATGCCTCACTACAGGAAGTACTGGCCCAACCACATCCTGCTCGTCCTGCCGGCCATGTTCAACAGCGCAGGAGTTG GTGCTGCACGCTTTATGATCAAAGAGCTGTCGTACCATAACCTGGAACTGGAGAGAAACCGACTGGAAGAGCAGGGTGTCAAGAGACAAGATGTATGGCCTTTCATTGTCATGATGGACGACTCCTGTGTGCTGTGGAACGCCCACCAGCCAGCAGGCAGCAG tgaGACATCAGATGGATGCTCTACCCTTACCAACGTATCTCTGAAGACGGTTCTTCAGCACATGGAAACCACGCCGAAGATCTCCCTGTACGCCATGTGTGGTGCACGCAAGTGGAGCAGCAACTTGGCTCACAAGTCTCCGAGCAAACCCTTCAGTCGGTGTCACCTCCACGACTTCATCATGCTCAATGTGGACCTGACGCAGAATGTTCAGTATGACCTGAATCG GTATAGCTGTGAGGAGGTTGATTTTAATCTGAGGGTGAACAGCAGTGGGCTGCTGCTGTGTCGCTTCAACTACTTCAGCCTCATGAAGAAACACATTCCAGTCGGGGGAAACAAAGACTTCCTGGTCAAACCTAAACTCATG GAAATAGAAAACCCCGCCCCCATCAGCCCGTCACAGTATGTCTGCGCCCCAGACAGCGAGCAGACCCTCATGGACGCTCCGGCCCAGTTCCTGCTTGAAAGGTTCCTGCAAAGCTGCAGCCACAGACTGTTTCCAAAAGCTGTTAAGAACAGAATCAACCCAGTTCTGTCCATCGACAGCTACCTCAACATCAGCCCAGAG ATTTCTGTGTGCTACATCAACTCTCGCCCGCACTCCACCAACCTGAACCATCAGGGCATGCTGTTCAGTGGCCTCCTGCTTTACCTCTGCGACTCTTTCGTCGTCTCAGGACTCCTCAAGAAATTCCGCTTTCTCAAAG GTGCCACTCTCTGTGTGATCAGCCAGGACAGAAGTTCACTGCGCCAGACCATCGCCCGATTAGAGCTGGAGGATGAGTGGCAGTTCCGTCTGCGGGACGAGTTTCAGACAGCTAACTGCAGTGAGGACCATCCCCTCTACTTTCTGACTGGCAGCCATGTCTGA